TTACCGTTATTAAAAGTTGATTTGCTCAATTCAATAAAATCTGTAAGTGGTAAAATATCTTTAGTAAATAATTTATCTCCAATTGAATTAAAGCAACTAAGCAAGGATTTATGGGGTTTAGCGGGCATTTTAATTTTTACAAACTCCTCTGATTCTAAAACTTGTAAATTATTTTTATCTTCTAAATTAACCGATAAAGTAGGCAATTTTATTTTTGCTAAGAATGAGCCGTAATGAGCATCAAAAGAAATTCCTAGGATATCTGGCACTCCAACAAAGTTGCAAATCAAGTATAAGTGATTTAATGAGTCCAAGCCAACAATTGGGAACCGTTCGCTTCCTTTGTTGCCAATTTTAAAACTAAATAATACATCACCACTTGAATTTATTTGCTCAATTAAAATATCTGCTGAATAAGTATCTTTTTCATTCTTAAATGGGATGTATTTTCTGTTCGATAAGACAGTATCCCAAAATTCTACACTAACAAATAAATTATTTTTAGAAACTGCCAAGTTTGGGTATCCACAATATTTCCCGTAGTCTTTAATCCATTTTTTTTCACCATTTCCTGCATTCAAGGCAATTACAAAAGTTGATGAATTTTTAAATACTCTTTCTCCATTCATATACATATCACCACTTGTAAAACCGCTTACATACACGGTTTCATTTATTAGTTTCACATCACTCATAATTTCTGTTTTCTCTCCACCAAGTATTTTTGTCCAAACCAAATTACCCAAAGTATCAAATAATGAAATTAGAATATCATTCTCTTTACTAATTAGTTTTACAGAATCAATAATAATAGCTCCCTTATAAGAAATATTTGAAGCAAATAACAACCCTTTTTTCTTATCATTAGAAAGTCGCATACCGTAGTTAAACAATTGCGATGAACCGAGATTACCATAAATTTTTTTTACCCATTTATTATTGCCTTCCAAGTCTGATTTAATTATAAAAGCTGTAGAGTTAAGTGTATCATTGTTTGCTATTACTCCACCACTGCACAGCCCAGCGAAGTATAAAGAACTTTCATCTATGGTTATAGCCTTACCTTGCGCGGTGCCAAAACTTCCATTATTGTAATATGAGATTGGGTATGCCCATTTAACTTTTAATGATGAATCAAGTTTCATTAAAAACATACCAAACCCTTTTGTTTGACCTGACTTATCTAATATAATGCTATCAAATATTGCAAGATTATTATACTCACCAATTATAAAACTGTTCATATCACCATCTACCACCAAACCATTAAGAGTATGTTTTTTACGACTTTGAGGAATTTTTATATTGCCAATAGTACCATTGTTTTTTACGTTTGAAACAAAAAATTCTGTTACCCCATAATTATTTGGATTTATTATTTGGTCGTCAATAGTTAGTAAAGTATCAGGTGTAAAAGCCTGTGAAAAAAGAATAGCACCATTAACGCTTATAAAGATGTGTCCCAAGTCGATGTTATTTATACTACCTGTAATTAATTTCACCCACTCCACATTTTGAGATAATCCGCAACTCAAGCAAATAAGCCATATACAAGCTGTTGTGTAAAATAATTTTCTCATTTTTGGATTACAAAAGAAATAGTTTCAGTTATTCCATCATGCTCAATAGTGCAGAAGTATTTGCCATTATTAAAACTGCTTGCATCAATTGTAAATAATTGTTCTCCTGTTTCAAATTGTTTAATCAAATCATCTTCAATTTTCTTCCCTTTTACATCAATCAAAAATACCTTTACGTTTTGCGCCCTATTAGTTCTAAATTTTATATGAAGTGAATAATTTGTTGGGTTAGGATATGCAATAATTGTAGAGCGGTTTGCATCACTGCTTGAAAACTCCACCTCACTTATTCCACTTTGGCAATATAGCTTCATAAACATACATTTATCATCTTGTGATAGCCCTTCACGATTTGCATTTCCACCTCCTCCTCCACCCCGCATAATTCCATCAATTGTTGAATCACATCGACTTAATATCTTATTTCCGAGTGAATCTCTTTCGTAATAATGCGTAGTACCCCTACCTGTTGAGTCCACATATTCCATTCGTAATAAAGTATGCCCTAACTCATGCTCTAATAAATCCCTCATCGAAACTGCTTTTGTTTGCCCACCAATTCCACTTCTTAATTTTTGTAGATTGCTTTGCATGGTTGAATCGCTGCTTTCACCATTATAGTAAAATATATTTACTGTATCGCTTCTATCAGTAACCCCTTTACTAAAGTTAATAAATATTCCTGTCTCTGTTGGGCATCTTCCGCGGCAGGAATCATCTTTATTTATTCCTGCTTCTTTAGTTCGATTTATTCCAAGAACTCTACTTAATGGTTCACCTAAAAAATCCTCTGGTCTGTTACTAAATCTAATTTTTAATTTACATTTACAACTATCATTCTGTTTATCACACAGGCAATTCCATTCATCAAGCACCACAGCTAAATCACAATGAATTTTCTTTATATCAAAAATGCAAACGGTATCTTTTACAATAGCAGTATCATTCACCGCAACTACCTTTTTGTGCTTTGGGTATAAGCAAAAAGTATCATACATTTTTTCTTGAGGATTGTTTGTATTATACAATGTATCCTTATCAAACTCTGCGCAAAGTGGGAGTTTAATCCTCGCTGGCATAATTTTTGTACCATTTTGTGTTATAAACGCGTGTGGGTTAGATATACAAGTTTCAAAATCATTAACGATAGTCTGACCACTTGAAATAAAGCAGTCAAAGTGATAAGGATATTTTTTATCTGGGCAGCCTGTAGGCTTATTACATGGGTTCTTAGGGCAGGTGTCAGTCTGCATATTTTGCGCATTCGCAAAACCACATATAGCAAAAAACAGAATTACTTTTAAAATATTTCTCATTATAAAATTTTATTTTTTGGGTTAGTGGTTAATAATTTTTCATCTCATTTATTCTTGCTCTAAGCCTTGCAATGAACTCTGTAACTGATAGAGTAGAGCCATAACCAAAGTCCTCTATATGCGTTACCATGCCATTTTGAACAGGGAACATAGCCACACTCCTAAACCTATCGCTTTGTTTTCGTGGAAAAATAGAATAATAGTTGTAGTAGTTTTCATGGCACAAATCTATAACGTCCAAAAACACAACATACTCTTTGTTCTTATGGGCTTCTAAGGTGGTGTCTGTTAAATATGTTCCATCGCTGTTTATCCCAGTTCTAAACCATTCACTCACATACTTAAATTGCAGGCATGAGCCAATACTGGCAATATGCTTGTTTGTAGAAGTTAAAAGTGTGTTCGGTTGTGGTTTCGCTGGTGGGTTTGTGTTAATGCAATCAGGTATTAATTTCCCTTTTATCGGGTCAATAATTGAGGTTGTAAGCACCTTGCCGCTTTTTGCCCAGCCAGCATAAGGGTCATAAGCATTTGTTACTTCTTCGGTTTTTACATAAGCTATTATGCCCGAACTTGTAAGCATATAATCTAAATATGGTTTTGGAGAAAGGGCTAATACATCTCCTAAAATTTTGTTGTGTAAATAATCTCTTGCCATTTGATAAATGCTCAAAGAGCCAGTTCTTCCGTAGTAGAAAAATCTAACAGGGTCATAGTCATTCATTGTGTAGTCGTATCTTATAGCTCGTTTTAAGGAATCGTCCCAAGTCCTACGCTTGAAAAAACCATCAAGCCATGCAACAGAAACAGTTTTTTGAATGCTATCCCCTACAATATAGCTTGCCATCACATCAAGCGGCATATCGCTTGTAAGTGGCAAAGTATTCATTTGATACCAATTTGAATAGACCAAACTTCGGTAGCTTGGCATACATGGTGGGGCAGGTAAATTCATGTTTTGAGCAATTAAGGAATTGGAAAGTAAAATAACAATTTGGAAGATAATAAAAAAGACTAAGTGTTTCATAAAATGATTTAGATTTATTAATTGAATATTAATTATCACAATAATAATAAATAATAAATAATAATAAATCATAATAAATCATAATAAATAACTCACCTTACTCAGAATTAGAATAAAATTGAATACATTTGCAAGTGAATTAATAATAACTTTTCAAGTTAAGAAATGGAAAATTTAATGGAAAATTTTGCGGATTTATATAGTGATTATTTGATTACATATAGTTCATATACCACACCAACAGGTTTGGGATCATTGTTGTCCGTCAAGCATGACAAAATTACCCGAGCATTATATATGGAGGATTATGACAGCAAATTTGTGTGGCAAACAGGAAAAGTATATGTTCAAGAATTGACACAATCCGAAGAATTGATAACCTTAACTTTTGATGTTTCGATAGAAGAAAAACGATATACAGACGAGAGTGAATTGAATTGTTGTCACTTTGATTATGTTTTTGGAAGGTCTGTAAAAGGAGTGAATTTTTTACAGCTTTGATAGAGGTTGGAGGGATGCGATTGCCAGTTGGGGTTGAGTTTGTAAAAAAAGATTTGTGGGAATTCGAATATTTTAGTAAGTTCGCTAATGTATTTGAGCAGGCTGTAGTCCTTTGCATTTTCTAAATTACCATAAGTTGTGCGGCAGACATCAAGTTCTTTGGCTACAAATTCCTGCGTATAACTTTTCTCTAAGCGTTGCTCTTTTATTTTATACACAAATTTCATTTTTAGAAGTGTTGTTAAAAAGTGATAATATTTTTTTGTCAAACTTAACAATAATATTTTTGAACATTTCTTCTGAATGTTTAAAATATTACACAACAATTTTAATTTTTTTATACACCAGCCATATACCACGAAATCTATAGTTTGTTAGGTTTGTAGCGTTGTAAAAATGAAATTGAATAGTTGGTTCGTTCTTTGTTCACAGAAAAAAATATTACCGAATCACAATCGATAAAAACCCACGATTGTCTTCATTTTTCACATCAAATTCGTTTTGAATTTATTAGCTCCGAATGGTTTTAATTTTAAAACCATATCGGGAAATCCCTTAACCAATAATTTTTTTACAATGAAAAAAATTAATCTTTCCATCAGAGCCAAAGCAATTGTTTTGCTAATGCTCATTCAGTTTTCTTATGGTTCTTATGCACAGTCCCCGCCTGCTTGGATATCCTCACCCGCGGACAATGCTACAAATGTTCAATTGTTACCGACAATAACAATCAGAACACACACGGCAATTGATTCAAGCCGGGTAACTTGGCAATACCCCAACTTGGCTAACTCAGTAAACCAAAACCCTGTGCCACAGACGTTACAGGTAATTCCAAGAATCTTATCAGATAGTTTAGCAGACTCTTTGCATAAGTATTTATCAGTTCCCGGCAAATATGTTTTAGTGGATGACACGACATTGAAATTCACTCCATCAATTCCGCTAATCCCTTCAATGGAGTATGTGGCGGTCATTAAAAACTTGTGGGTTGGTTCTGGTGGAATTACCACAGGACCTCAAACATATTTTAATGCCTCCGGTTATGTTGTGAGTTTTAAAACTATTCCGAGTGTTCATAAATTACTTTTTTCATCATTGCCACAGAATGGATATATTAAATGCAGTGATAGTATAAAACTTGTGTTCAACAGGAAAATAAATTCTTTGACAACTCCATTAGGCAATTTGGTAAAATTTAAGAAATTAGATAGTTCAAATATTGATGCAAATTCAATTACACATCATTTCTATTCAGATGTAACTGTCCCCATTTGGATAGGTGGTATAGATAGCAATACCATATTTGTCAAACCTGGGCCAGCTTTAGAAAACTCATCATTGACAATGACAGTTTATACTGACTATCTAAACGGCGATAGCACCACACGCAAAGAATATGCCGTTCATAAGAAAGATGCTTTCAAATTAAACATGAATATAAGTGCGCCTGCTGGCTCTGATAGCAATAGGATTTGGGGTTTGATATCTATTCCAAAAGGGGATAATTATTTTATCTCTGGCGAACAGGTTACGCTTTCTGCGGCGGAGAATGATTCCGTATATTCGTTTGTAAAATGGCTTTGCCCTGAGAACCCCGCTATTAACAACTCTACCGAATCAGTAGTAAAATTTTCTTATGGGTGCAGTGAATTAAGGGATATAAAAATTACGGCGGTTTATAAAAAATTTGATTCGATTGAAGTAGTTGTTTCAGCACCAACCAACGGGCAGATAAAAGTGTTTAATAGTAGCTTGGCTCTGTTAGGTGGTGCTGGAAATTATAAAATTGCGCCGAATGAGCAAATCCAGTTAGTCTCAATCCCAGATTCTAATTATGAACATTTTGGTTGGATAACTAATGATGCACCCCTAAACTCAATGATAGGCTCGGGTTCCCCTCCGATTGACAACACGCTAAAGATACAGAACAAGGGGAAATATGGTAATCTTATTGAAGTAACATCTGATATTGACCCAGGGCTTCCAAAGGCTAAGCAATATTGTGCTTCTTTAAGTTTTGAGTGGTTGATTGATGAAGGATGTAAAAGTGTAAATAGCCTACCAGGTTTTGGGAATGTTACATTAGAGACTGATGACCCGTTTGCATCAATCCCTATCAATATTGATTTAACTGGAACTTGTTATCAAATTGAGGGTATAATGAATAATGGTGTCCCAACCCAGTTTACACCACCTGTTCAAGTTTTGCTTAGCAGTGTTCCAGTTGGGCGTGCCCCCAACTGCAATAGTGTAGTAGTGTTTATTAGCAGAGTAAAATGCAAATTTGATTTGACCACTTACTTAAATAATAGAAAAGCTAGTGAAATTGGCTATAAAAAAGAGGTAGATGGTAGTGGTCATTTGACGGATGTTACTGTAAAGATCTACCATAAATGTGGCGAAAGAAGAGAATTAATAGGTTACTCCGGCTATGCAAACCAGCAGAATACATCTGTAACTAACATGATATATGATATAAGGCGCGGGATAGAAGTAGCTTACATTGAACTACCTTGTGGCGAAGAAATTGAACTTGAGGCAGTAAAAGATATTCGTGAGGAGGGTTTTAATTTCTCACACTGGAGTTACGGCTCACCTATGACAAAGTATGTGCGCCCCTCACCCCCAGAAACTCCTACTTTTTCGTTTGTGTTAGATAGAGATAAAAGTGCTATTGCCATTTTTAGAGAGGAGTTCAGGCTCAGAAAAATAGGTTTCTACCAAAACAATGCTATACCCTGGAGCGGTGGGGATGTAAGTTGGTATTCAACAAAGATACTCAATGCATTATCTAAAGCTGGTGAAATGCCGGAGGACATAAACATATACTTAACTGCTATAGAGATGAATACTTATGCACCTGTTGGTGAAACCCCTAATGTTCAAACTAATTGGGTTAGATATGGGACAGAAATTCAATATCAATTTAATGAACCTGTAAATAAGAGTTCTATATCTGAAACCAATTGGTGGCGTTTGTATTGTATGGATGAAAGTTTGAGGTTTGATATAGGTTATAGCGGCTCGCAAAAAGTAATTTATACACCTAAGAGCCAATACTTAACTTGGTCTAATGAAGATAAAAGAGTAACGCAAAAACTACTAACAACTGAATCAAACCCAAGGATTGGTAATGGTGCAGAATATGGGATTTCGTATATGGAAAAATTTAGAATAAGAACAGAAGGGATTACAAACCTGAGTGGAGAACATATATGGAACCCAGGGACGTATTATGCAGAAACAGAGATGCCGGGGGTTAATTTATTTCTTCATTCAGTAAGACCAACAGCAACTTCAGGAGATGGTCCATTAGAAGCATATACATTGTATGATGCTGGAATCAGAGATGTAGTAAGCGGTTCAAGTTATGCGCTTGATGGAAAGGTACCAGAGTGGTGTTATGATGAGATAAAAGCAGGAAGCAAATTGGTTTATAATAAAAAAATGATTTCAAAAGACAAATTATCACGAACCGATTTAGTAACGGCAGATATCTCTTCTTTCGACTTTGATGGGACAGATGATTTTTGTAGTGATACATCTTTGCAGATCAGAATATGGAAGAATTACGGTGATGGATTTGAAAAAGTTTGGGATAAAATAATGAAAACTGAAATCGATGACAAAGTTAAGAAGAAATTAAAAGATAGAGATCCGGAAATCATTCTTTTTGCATTAATAGGAGTTATTATTACTCTTCTGGGATATCTCGTTATAGGATTTATTGTTTCCCTTATAGCATGGATACTCTCCTGGTTTTACCACCAGACAGACTTTTTAGGAACTAACAATTTTATCTTTTCAAAATCCGACTGGTTTGGGGCAAATCCAAGTTCAGTGAATAGAAGTAATAATAATATTGTGGAACATGAAGTCAAAACATTATTAAAAGTAAATCAAATACCTTAAGAAATAAATTTAATTAAAAAATATGAAACATATAATAAAAAGAGTTTTACTTATATTCTCGATTATAGGTTCTTCTTTTACAATGTCAAAAGCATCTACCACAGAGGTTCAACCTTATGGTGGCGAAAATTGTGCAAGAACTTTTACAGCAAAATGGGATTCTACAAGGTTCCAGGGACATATAGAAATATGGCTTTGGAATGCACAAACAGGGTGGTGGTATTGCATATCTGAAATGACCCCTGCCACAGCAGAGTCTTTCACAATCAACTTACCTAATACTATACCAGATGGAAATATGTATAGAATAATGATTCAAGACTTCACAAATCATTCTAACAAAGTGTTAAGCGAAGGTTTTTTCACTATTTATACACCAATTTACTCACCTCCAAATGGCAATGGTGGGGTAATAAATTAACAGTTATTTCAAATAGCCCCTCCGATCAAAATATTTAAATTTAGAGGGGCTTGATTTTTTTTGAATTAGCATAAAAAAGAATCATTTTATATTTGTTGGGGTATTAGTTTGGTGTTTGGTGTTGGATACATAGTTTATAATCTTATGACTATGGTGAATGTTTCGGATAAATTCAGCATAAACTTTAATTAAAATATGATTATACTATTATTAATATTTTTAGCAAATCGTCTGAATGTTACTTGAAAAATTTAAACAATTATTACTATTTAACAATTTTTATTTCTCCATTAAATATCATGAAAAATTTTCTATTAATTATTCCATTATTTTTTATCTGTGCTAATCTTGCAAGCTCTCAAACCCGCATGCAGACATATATCACAACTGATTCAGGACAACAACGTGGGGTAATTACAAAGGCTGAGCAAGATAGCATTGTGCTACGCTATAAAACCGAGAAAGGAGATAGTAGCATAAAAACTTTTCATGTTTCACAAATTAAATTTATGGAGACAACAGAATATGTTCCTACTTCATATTACTCTCTAGGCATTGTTATTGGCTCACCCGGCATATTCAATTTAAGTGGTGGGTATTTGAGTGAAAGAATTGGTGGACGACTTACTGCTGGTTTTGGACCGAGTAATTATGGATTTGCCCTGGATATTACCAATACATTTTATAACAGAAAACATACTTCAATAACATCTTTTCTTCGTGGTCAATATGAATATCTAAAAGAATATGACAGCACTATAACCACCTTCGATTCAACTTTTAAAACTGAACATAAATACACAATTTTTCAAGGTCCGAGCATATTGTTTGGATTAGATTTAAACTACTATGGTTTTTATATTGGGTATGGGTTTGGTTATGGTAAGAATTCTTTCTTTAGTCGCAACTTTGAAAGAGATGCAAATGATAAACTTTACATTGATCCAAACAAATGGGGATTTGCCTTAGTAGCAAACTTGGGGTATGTGTATGAATTTAAGTGATAGATAAAAACAAGCTGCAAAACATTGATGAAGAAAATTTTAGAATTTATGGCTGATAACCTGAGAACTAACAACATTATGTCTTATACTTAAATGAGCATTAAAAATAAATATGACCCAAATTTTAAATGGCTATTACCTAATGTGTCATATAACATTTCTATGAAAACTTTTTTTCTTCTTTTCCTATTTATTTTTTCTTCGCAGCTGCAAGCCCAATCAATCGCTTTATTTGATATTGATTCCACTTATTTCCCTGTTATCAAGGGGAAATTTTACGTAAACCCACAAGCAAATTACGCCATAGATGATTTTAGAATTGTGGAAAACGGAATACAGAGAAAAATTTTAAAAATTGACTGCCCAACACCTAAAAAAGCAAAAACCACCTCTGTTGTTATTAGTTGTGATGTGTCAGCTTCGATTCATTGGATAAATACAATGAAGTATTATGTTGCATTTAATGACAAATATATATCCTCATACATATTCAACCCATCTGAGTTTTCGTTGCAGATGTGTGATGATACTCCAGTATTGTTGACCGATTTTGTAAAGAACAGAGATAAAGCATATTTGGCAGCAAGAGGCTTACAAGAAGGAGATAATAACGATTTTTATGCACAACTTCTAAACTCCCCAAATGGTGCGTTAAGAATAGCCAGCTATGGCTTAGAAAAAAGATATGTAATACTGCTAACCGATGGTGCTTGGTATCCTATGCCTAAACCAGAGATAGATGAATGTATTGATGTATGTAGGAGGTTAGGAATAACATTTTATGCAGGTGTTTTGTATGATAACATAGAATACAAGGGTTGGATTTCTGAATCATTAGACGAAATA
Above is a window of Chlorobiota bacterium DNA encoding:
- a CDS encoding helix-turn-helix domain-containing protein translates to MLSLTKKYYHFLTTLLKMKFVYKIKEQRLEKSYTQEFVAKELDVCRTTYGNLENAKDYSLLKYISELTKIFEFPQIFFYKLNPNWQSHPSNLYQSCKKFTPFTDLPKT
- a CDS encoding T9SS type A sorting domain-containing protein produces the protein MRNILKVILFFAICGFANAQNMQTDTCPKNPCNKPTGCPDKKYPYHFDCFISSGQTIVNDFETCISNPHAFITQNGTKIMPARIKLPLCAEFDKDTLYNTNNPQEKMYDTFCLYPKHKKVVAVNDTAIVKDTVCIFDIKKIHCDLAVVLDEWNCLCDKQNDSCKCKLKIRFSNRPEDFLGEPLSRVLGINRTKEAGINKDDSCRGRCPTETGIFINFSKGVTDRSDTVNIFYYNGESSDSTMQSNLQKLRSGIGGQTKAVSMRDLLEHELGHTLLRMEYVDSTGRGTTHYYERDSLGNKILSRCDSTIDGIMRGGGGGGNANREGLSQDDKCMFMKLYCQSGISEVEFSSSDANRSTIIAYPNPTNYSLHIKFRTNRAQNVKVFLIDVKGKKIEDDLIKQFETGEQLFTIDASSFNNGKYFCTIEHDGITETISFVIQK